CACATCTAGCGGACAGCTGGTGTGAGGACCAAAGCTACCCAGAgtgagaaggaggcagggaggagagcaggAATGTAGCACAGCTCCGGCCCAACCATGAACTAGGCTCCCTTTGAGATCACTCTCTTCACCTGGCAACCGAGCCCCAGCAGAGCTCCGAGAGAAGAAAGTGGCACTTTGGAATCCATTTTGCTCAAGATGCTGAAGGCATTATGGCAAACTGCTCTTTCCTACTGGGGCCAAGTGAACTTGGGGGAAAACCTTACCCATAGGGATACAGTCAGTTGGGAGGACGATGAGGGCCAGCTCTGGAGCCAGAGATACCTGCGGAGAGCAGTCACTGGGCGTGCATGGGTGCGGGTGGCCCACCCAGGCGCTGCTTCCCGCACTGGACCCAGGTCCACTGGAGATTGATAGTAGCAGCAGTCGCCGCCAGGCCAGCTGGGTCTCCCCCTGTCTGCCCAGTTATTTATAGATGAGATTTACGATGGATGCGGGGGAAGGGACGCGGGATGACAACGAGTTTTGGAAGGTATAATGCTAAAAAGTCATACTTTTCCCAAAGCGTCCCCCTCCCAGGTTCTCCTTCCCAGAACAGCACGGTCCCAGCAGGGAGGATGCATCGCGGGCTCGCCGCAGCGGGCGGCTGTGACCCGGAGTCCGGAGCTGGGGAATGGGGACCCGCGCCGGGCAGGAGGCGGGGAGGGCcgggggaggaggggccgggTGCGCGGCGCGGCGCGGCTCACCTGCCAGGCTGTTGTAGCAGTCGATCTCGATGGCTTCCACTGTCTTGCTCTGCTCCTCCGAGAGGCGGCCAGGGTTGGAGGCCCCGGCCGGGGAGGCCGCGCGCGAGTCCCTCTCCTGTTCCCCGGGGGCGGGCTGCAGCCCCTTCAGCTCCAGCAACGCCCGGTGATATTTGCCGATGGCTTCGCGGAATTTCTTGTCCTTGTAGCACTGCGCTCCTTGGTTCTTGAACTCGTGTGCGCGCCGGATAAACTCGGCGGGCTCGGCCGCCGCCCCAGCCTGGCCCCGCGCCGGGGCCCCTCCACCGCCGCCCGGGACGCACAGAGGCGGCGGCGGCCGCTGCGCCTCGCCTGCCACGGGTGGGCTCGGGTTCCCCTTGGTCCCCGCCGCCGAGCCCTTCCTCTCCATTCGGCCGCCGCCCGGCGCCCAGCGCGCGCCGCGATCCTGCCGCCGCCGCGCCCTCCCGGGTTTAAAAGCGGCGGGCGCCTGCCCGGCGTCTAGCGAGCTCGGCCGCGGCCGTGACACCCCGCGGCGGTCTGTCGCCCCGCACTCCCATTCTCCTCGCCAGCTGCAGGAGgctgctctctcctcctcctcctcctcctcggattgccttcccctccttccctccctccttccctcccccactcccgcGCTGCCCGCCCTCCTCCTCGCCCTCCTCCCTTCCCGCAACCTGCGGGGGGTGGCGACCTGGCCCTCGGGCGCTGTGAGGCTAGCGGTATGGGGGACCGCGAGCCTGATTGCGGTGCCGGGGATTGTCGCTGACCCGGAAGAAGCTTGGCTCGCCTGAAGGAGGGGAGGATTAATGACAAAGACGGGCCCGTCCTTTCCCATTCAATCCAGCCCAGGGAGACGCGCCTCGTCTGAAAGAGACGAATCGACGAAATGCATGCAGACTCACCCTCAATAGATTTCttagaaactaaaaagaaaggtGCGGTGGGGGAGCAAGGGGCGTAGGCACAAGCTATAGCTTTTGTTCTTTGCAGTAaggcattaatatttttaaggtggCAGGGCCTCTTTTTTGTGAATCCAGGTTGTCGGTGAGGTGCGTCTCCGTGTGTGGCCGCCGGGGCACCCAGAATACAGTGCATTTCAGCGTGTGGGGCGTTGTACTCCAGAAGCCTGCCTGTGCTGACACCGCGGTGTGCAAGCAGCTGTGCAGAATGAGTCACAGATATCAGAGATGGAAAACACCTGTTACTGTGGGTCATCAGGCTTGGCGTGCATGCGTTCCAGTTTCCATTTACAGGACGGTTCCTTGCCTTTACTCAGGATGCCATTCCTTACTTCATTCATTCTTACAGTCAGCCCTGAGTGTCGGCTCTCTGCTGAGGATTTGCTCAGACCGAGGGGCAAAGATAGGCAAGTGAGTACCCTGCTCTCTATTAAGTCCCAGTCTATCGAGGGAGAGACCTCCCCCCCCCACCTTAGAGTCACTATACCAGTAGAGATCTGTAAGTGTTaccagggaggaagagaaagtgcTGTTCCTCTGGCACCcagatatattattctttgttAATAATTTGATGTAATTCCTTCAGGTTGTTTTCTACATATCTACATTTGTACAAAGTCCTGTTTTAACAATCAATATTCATTTAACATGAATGGTGGGAGATGATATATACAGTTTCCTgctcttttttatattatatgtgataaaataatcttttaaagcctcatttttaattgcttcataatattcattttatgtCTCTATCAGAGTGTACTTAACCATTTTCCTATGGTCAGGCAGATTGATTCCAATCATTTGCTACTACATAGAATACTGAGACAAAAGTAATAGTTACCGTTTATATATAGTgcttcctttgttgagccctggGTGAAGCACGTTACATATAATTCATtgaatcctcataacaacccagTGCAATgggcactattattatcctccTTTTGGATACCAGGTCACAGAGACTTGCCTAAGGTCTCACGTAATAAGTAGTGGAGCTGGGATCTAAATTCAAGCAATCTGGTTTCAGAATCTATGCTCTTAACTATATTTATACTTCAGTTTTtgtcctaatttatttttccttacaaGAAATTAtgatgtcagtttttaaaaatatcttgtaacATATTGTCCGTTTGCTTTTTAGAAAGGTCGTACTAACTTGTGCTCCCATCAGCAGTGTACTCGTTTCTCAACATCTTGCCAACACTGAggattaaactttaaaaagtattttctcatttaataaatgaGAACTTTCTACTGAATGAACTGGGATctctttaattataatttttcacaAGTATAATTGCCATTTATGCAGTACTGAGAACCTTTATTTAGACATAATGTACTAAATTATACCTTATACGTTACAACACCTTACTTTCCTAAGTGCTTGAACatctttaatctcttttaatcctcTGCTTAGccccagagaaggaaaatgattctgTACTCACACAGTGGTTTCTGACCCGTGAGACATCATATTATTTCAGTGGTTAAGAGGCTTCGGGCTCAGGTAGGTGTGGGCTGGAGTTCTATCTTTACTGCTTCCTGGCAAGTTATTGAACTTCTGAAAACTTCAAATTTTCTCACTCATTAAATGGGGGATACTACTTCCTTCATCGAGTTGTTGTAAAGCACACTGTAAGTACTTAACAGATGGGAACTTTAATCATTACTCATTAATTCCAGTTGTTATTGGATCCCATAAAAAATGC
The nucleotide sequence above comes from Rhinolophus ferrumequinum isolate MPI-CBG mRhiFer1 chromosome 6, mRhiFer1_v1.p, whole genome shotgun sequence. Encoded proteins:
- the TTC9 gene encoding tetratricopeptide repeat protein 9A, coding for MERKGSAAGTKGNPSPPVAGEAQRPPPPLCVPGGGGGAPARGQAGAAAEPAEFIRRAHEFKNQGAQCYKDKKFREAIGKYHRALLELKGLQPAPGEQERDSRAASPAGASNPGRLSEEQSKTVEAIEIDCYNSLAACLLQAELVNYERVKEYCLKVLKKEGENFKALYRSGVAFYHLGDYDKALYYLKEARTRQPTDTNVIRYIQLTEMKLSRCSQREKEAM